In Collimonas arenae, a single genomic region encodes these proteins:
- the nuoL gene encoding NADH-quinone oxidoreductase subunit L, whose protein sequence is MAGQLNPQLLLAVPLAPLAGAAIAGLFGTKFFGNLVGRKTSHTVTILGVLIALIISVQTLLQVIDGATFNGTLYTWMTVGGVKLEVGFLVDSLTAMMMCVVTFVSLMVHIYTIGYMKDDEGYNRFFSYISLFTFSMLMLVMSNNFLQLFFGWEAVGLVSYLLIGFWYTRPTAIFANMKAFLVNRVGDFGFILGIGLLLAYSGSMNYTEVFAQKGLLAQMTLPGSNWMLLTVACICLFIGAMGKSAQFPLHVWLPDSMEGPTPISALIHAATMVTAGIFMVTRMSPLFELSDTALSFILIIGSITALFMGFLGVIQTDIKRVVAYSTLSQLGYMTVALGASAYSVAVFHLMTHAFFKALLFLGAGSVIIGLHHDQDMRNMGGLRKYMPITWITSLIGSLALIGTPFFSGFYSKDSIIEAAHASTLFGSGFAYFAVLASVFVTAFYSFRMYFMVFHGEERFGKAHDDHGHHAPAHAVSDAHDAHDAHHDDAEEEHEHHGLAPGQKPHESPWVVTLPLILLAIPSAVIGFFAIEPMLFGSFFKDVIFVNEAHHAMEELRTDFHGPVGMVAHAFSSAPLWLAIAGVAAAYYCYMVNPRLPAAIKQKCGPIFTLLDNKYYMDKFNDVVFAGGARMLGRGLWNAGDRGLIDGLIVNGSAKAVNWFSKITRLWQSGYIYHYAFVMIIGVLGFLVWFMPFPFAK, encoded by the coding sequence ATGGCGGGGCAACTTAACCCACAATTACTTCTTGCCGTACCGTTGGCACCCCTGGCTGGTGCTGCGATCGCGGGCTTATTCGGTACCAAATTCTTCGGTAATCTGGTCGGTCGCAAGACCTCGCATACGGTCACGATCTTGGGCGTGCTGATCGCCTTGATCATTTCCGTGCAGACCTTGCTGCAGGTAATCGATGGCGCCACATTCAACGGTACCTTGTACACCTGGATGACGGTCGGTGGCGTCAAGCTGGAAGTCGGTTTCCTGGTCGACAGCCTGACGGCGATGATGATGTGCGTGGTAACCTTTGTTTCGCTCATGGTGCATATCTACACCATCGGCTACATGAAAGACGACGAAGGCTATAACCGCTTCTTCTCCTACATTTCGCTGTTCACGTTCTCGATGCTGATGCTGGTCATGAGCAACAACTTCCTGCAGCTGTTCTTCGGTTGGGAAGCAGTGGGCCTCGTGTCGTACCTGCTGATCGGTTTCTGGTATACCCGTCCGACGGCGATTTTCGCCAACATGAAAGCCTTCCTGGTCAATCGTGTCGGCGACTTTGGCTTTATTCTCGGCATCGGTTTGCTGCTGGCGTATTCCGGTTCGATGAACTACACCGAAGTGTTCGCGCAAAAGGGCCTGCTGGCGCAAATGACTCTGCCGGGAAGCAACTGGATGTTGTTGACGGTTGCCTGTATCTGCCTGTTCATCGGCGCCATGGGTAAATCCGCACAGTTTCCGTTGCACGTCTGGCTGCCTGATTCAATGGAAGGCCCGACGCCGATTTCCGCGCTGATCCACGCGGCGACCATGGTAACTGCCGGTATCTTCATGGTGACCCGCATGTCGCCGCTGTTCGAACTATCGGATACCGCCTTGTCGTTCATCCTGATCATCGGTTCGATTACTGCGCTGTTCATGGGTTTCCTCGGTGTTATCCAGACCGACATCAAACGCGTCGTGGCGTACTCGACCTTGTCGCAGCTTGGCTACATGACTGTGGCGCTGGGTGCATCGGCTTACTCTGTGGCAGTGTTTCACTTGATGACGCACGCTTTCTTCAAGGCTTTGTTATTCCTTGGCGCCGGCTCGGTGATTATCGGTTTGCACCACGATCAAGACATGCGCAACATGGGTGGCTTGCGTAAATACATGCCGATTACCTGGATTACATCGCTGATCGGATCACTGGCGCTGATCGGTACGCCGTTCTTCTCAGGTTTCTATTCAAAAGACAGCATTATCGAAGCGGCGCACGCATCGACCCTGTTCGGTTCGGGCTTTGCTTATTTCGCCGTGCTGGCCAGCGTATTCGTGACTGCCTTCTATTCGTTCCGCATGTACTTCATGGTGTTCCATGGCGAAGAGCGCTTCGGCAAGGCACATGACGATCATGGTCACCACGCTCCGGCGCACGCAGTGAGCGATGCCCACGATGCCCATGACGCGCATCACGACGATGCAGAGGAAGAGCACGAACATCATGGCCTGGCGCCAGGCCAGAAGCCGCATGAGTCGCCTTGGGTTGTGACATTGCCGCTGATCTTGCTGGCGATTCCATCCGCCGTCATCGGTTTCTTTGCGATCGAGCCGATGCTGTTCGGCAGCTTTTTCAAGGACGTAATTTTCGTCAACGAAGCGCATCATGCAATGGAAGAGTTGCGCACCGATTTCCACGGTCCGGTTGGCATGGTGGCGCACGCATTCAGTTCAGCGCCGTTGTGGCTGGCGATTGCCGGCGTGGCAGCAGCTTACTATTGCTATATGGTCAATCCGCGCTTGCCTGCGGCGATCAAGCAGAAGTGTGGCCCGATCTTCACGCTGCTCGACAATAAATACTATATGGACAAGTTCAACGACGTGGTCTTCGCCGGCGGCGCCCGCATGCTGGGTCGTGGCTTGTGGAATGCCGGCGACCGTGGCCTGATCGATGGCCTGATCGTCAACGGCAGCGCCAAGGCCGTCAACTGGTTTTCGAAAATTACCCGTCTCTGGCAATCCGGCTATATCTATCACTATGCATTCGTGATGATTATCGGCGTGCTGGGTTTCCTGGTTTGGTTCATGCCGTTTCCGTTTGCCAAATAA
- the nuoK gene encoding NADH-quinone oxidoreductase subunit NuoK: protein MVLSLAHYLILGAILFSIGIVGIFLNRKNLIVLLMAIELMLLAVNMNFIAFSYYLGDAAGQIFVFFILTVAAAESAIGLAILVALFRNLDTINVEDLDSLKG, encoded by the coding sequence ATGGTACTTTCGCTCGCTCACTATCTGATCCTTGGTGCGATCCTGTTCTCGATCGGGATCGTCGGCATTTTCCTCAACCGCAAGAACCTCATCGTATTGCTGATGGCAATCGAATTGATGCTGCTGGCGGTGAACATGAATTTCATCGCCTTCTCGTATTACCTCGGCGATGCGGCAGGGCAGATTTTCGTTTTCTTTATCCTCACGGTAGCGGCCGCAGAATCGGCAATTGGTTTGGCCATCCTGGTGGCGTTGTTCCGTAATCTGGACACCATCAATGTGGAAGATCTGGACAGCCTCAAAGGCTGA
- a CDS encoding NADH-quinone oxidoreductase subunit J, which yields MEFKTFLFYAFSVVLVLASLRVITARNPVHSALFLVLSFFSAAGIWMLLKAEFLSIVLVLVYVGAVMVLFLFVVMMLDINLEKMREGFWGYFPLGATVGTIIVLEMAGVIFHGFQGSDADVPAISANIGNTKELGKLIYTEYVFAFEIAAVILLVAIVAAVALTLRRRKDSKYFSPAAAVKVKSTDRVRIVKMKSEDKVDPIAPAVPVAAPATPPATPPAPAAPQK from the coding sequence ATGGAATTTAAGACCTTCTTGTTTTACGCGTTCTCCGTGGTGCTGGTATTGGCCTCGCTGCGCGTTATCACCGCCCGTAATCCAGTGCATTCCGCGCTGTTCCTGGTGTTGTCGTTCTTCTCGGCGGCCGGTATCTGGATGCTGCTCAAGGCTGAGTTCCTGTCGATCGTGCTGGTGCTGGTGTACGTCGGTGCGGTGATGGTGCTGTTCTTGTTTGTGGTGATGATGCTGGATATTAACCTCGAAAAAATGCGTGAGGGATTCTGGGGTTATTTTCCGCTTGGGGCCACAGTCGGCACCATCATCGTCCTGGAAATGGCCGGGGTCATATTCCACGGTTTCCAGGGCAGCGATGCCGATGTGCCAGCCATCTCGGCCAACATCGGCAATACCAAAGAGCTGGGCAAGCTGATCTATACCGAGTACGTATTCGCCTTCGAAATTGCCGCCGTGATCTTGCTGGTGGCGATTGTGGCAGCGGTTGCACTGACCTTGCGCCGTCGTAAAGACAGCAAGTATTTCTCGCCGGCTGCTGCGGTCAAGGTCAAGAGCACCGACCGGGTACGCATCGTCAAGATGAAGTCGGAAGATAAGGTCGATCCAATTGCGCCGGCAGTACCTGTTGCCGCGCCTGCCACTCCACCAGCAACTCCGCCTGCACCGGCGGCGCCACAAAAATAA
- the nuoI gene encoding NADH-quinone oxidoreductase subunit NuoI, with the protein MEAIKDFFGSLMLLELIKGLRLTGRYLFARKITVLFPEEKTPQSPRFRGLHALRRYPNGEERCIACKLCEAVCPAMAITIESEQRADGSRRTTRYDIDLTKCIFCGFCEESCPVDSIVETHILEYHGEKRGDLYYTKEMLLAVGDRYEPEIAAARAADAAYR; encoded by the coding sequence ATGGAAGCCATCAAGGATTTTTTCGGCAGTTTGATGCTGCTGGAGCTGATCAAGGGATTGCGCCTCACCGGCCGCTACCTGTTCGCACGCAAGATTACGGTGCTGTTCCCGGAAGAGAAGACGCCGCAGTCGCCGCGTTTTCGCGGTCTGCACGCGTTGCGCCGCTATCCGAACGGAGAAGAGCGCTGCATCGCTTGCAAACTGTGTGAGGCAGTTTGCCCGGCAATGGCGATCACGATTGAATCGGAACAGCGTGCAGACGGCTCTCGCCGTACCACGCGCTACGATATCGATCTGACCAAATGCATTTTCTGCGGTTTCTGCGAAGAGTCTTGCCCGGTCGATTCGATCGTCGAGACCCACATTCTGGAATATCACGGTGAAAAGCGTGGCGATCTGTACTACACCAAGGAAATGTTGTTGGCGGTGGGTGATCGTTACGAACCTGAAATCGCCGCGGCGCGCGCCGCGGACGCTGCATACCGTTAA
- the nuoH gene encoding NADH-quinone oxidoreductase subunit NuoH, protein MDHFIATINATGAGWFGVIWPLIWNLIKIIVVVVPLLLCVAYMTYWERKLIGWMHIRVGPNRVGFAGLLQPIADAVKLLLKEVTVPARANRVLFFIAPIMTIMPALAAWAVVPFGPETVLANVNAGLLFVMAITSMEVYGVIIAGWASNSKYAFLGAMRASAQMVSYEISMGFALVIVLMVSGSLNLTDIVMAQSKGYFYDHGVGFLSWNWLSLFPVFLIYFISGIAETNRHPFDVVEGESEIVAGHMIEYSGMSFAMFFLAEYANMILVSILTALLFMGGWASPAAFLDWIPGWIWLGLKTFFMLSVFIWVRASFPRYRYDQIMRLGWKVFIPLILVYLVIVAAWIQSPWNIWK, encoded by the coding sequence ATGGATCATTTCATCGCCACCATCAATGCAACCGGCGCCGGCTGGTTCGGCGTTATCTGGCCGCTGATCTGGAACCTGATCAAGATCATCGTCGTGGTCGTGCCGTTGCTGCTGTGCGTAGCCTACATGACTTATTGGGAGCGCAAACTGATTGGCTGGATGCATATCCGCGTCGGTCCTAACCGGGTCGGTTTCGCAGGCTTGCTGCAGCCGATCGCCGACGCCGTCAAGCTGTTGCTGAAAGAAGTCACGGTGCCGGCGCGCGCCAACCGGGTATTGTTCTTCATCGCACCGATCATGACCATCATGCCAGCCTTGGCGGCCTGGGCTGTGGTGCCCTTCGGTCCTGAGACCGTGCTGGCTAACGTCAACGCCGGTCTGCTGTTCGTGATGGCGATTACCTCGATGGAAGTCTACGGCGTGATCATCGCCGGCTGGGCATCCAACTCCAAGTACGCTTTCCTGGGTGCGATGCGCGCTTCGGCGCAGATGGTGTCCTACGAAATTTCGATGGGCTTTGCCCTGGTCATCGTACTGATGGTATCGGGCAGCCTGAACTTGACTGATATCGTGATGGCGCAGAGCAAGGGCTATTTCTACGATCACGGCGTCGGCTTCCTGTCCTGGAACTGGCTGTCCTTGTTCCCTGTGTTCCTGATTTATTTCATTTCCGGCATCGCCGAAACCAACCGTCATCCGTTTGACGTGGTTGAAGGCGAATCGGAAATCGTAGCCGGTCACATGATCGAATACTCGGGCATGTCGTTCGCAATGTTTTTCCTGGCTGAATACGCCAACATGATTCTGGTGTCGATCCTGACAGCTCTGCTGTTCATGGGCGGCTGGGCTTCGCCTGCTGCGTTCCTGGACTGGATACCAGGCTGGATCTGGCTCGGTTTGAAGACCTTCTTCATGTTGTCTGTGTTTATCTGGGTACGTGCCTCGTTCCCGCGCTATCGCTATGACCAGATCATGCGCCTGGGCTGGAAAGTATTCATCCCCCTGATTCTCGTCTATCTGGTGATTGTCGCAGCCTGGATTCAAAGTCCATGGAATATCTGGAAGTAA
- the nuoG gene encoding NADH-quinone oxidoreductase subunit NuoG, translating to MVEIEIDGKKVEVQEGSMVMDAANKIGTYIPHFCYHKKLSIAANCRMCLVEVEKAPKALPACATPVTAGMIVRTASDKATTAQKSVMEFLLINHPLDCPICDQGGECQLQDLAVGYGKSSSRYEEEKRVVAPKDAGPLISMQEMSRCIQCTRCVRFGQEIAGVMEFGMVGRGEHSEITTFVGKTVNSELSGNMIDLCPVGALTSKPFRYSARTWELSRRKSVSPHDGLGANLVVQVKSGKVMRVLPLENNDVNECWISDKDRFAYEGLNSAERLTKPMLKQDGKWQEVEWQTALEYVAHGLRNIRHEHGADAIAAVGTPYSTLEELSLLQKVVRGMGSENIDFRLRQSDFALDGKVTPWLGMSINEFAQLNRVFMIGSFLRKDHPLLSARLRLSVKRGAKLSILHATDDDLLMPVANKIIAAPSAWLSALSQVAVAVAQAKSVAVPAGFDNVEPSAEAKQTAASLLSGDAKAVMLGNAAAQHPQASQLHAVAQWIAQQTDAKFGYMTEAGNTVGGYWANALPAAGKGRNAQQIFAQPHKAYVLLNAEPELDSFDPQVAVAALKQAEMVVAMSAYKHGADYADVLLPIAPFTETSGTFVNCEGRAQSFNGTVRPMGDARPAWKVLRVLGNLLGLAGFDYDTSEAIRDEVLGTGEVAAANLAARLNNACDLQPQAGAQTANGALERIADVPIYFGDAVVRRAASLQETVDGQAPQAWLPAALAAKLGVAGGDRVTVKQGQGVASLLAAIDASLPENVVRVAASHASTAALGAMFGSIVVEKA from the coding sequence ATGGTTGAAATCGAAATAGACGGCAAGAAAGTGGAAGTCCAAGAGGGCAGCATGGTAATGGATGCTGCCAACAAGATTGGTACTTACATTCCCCATTTTTGCTATCACAAAAAACTCTCCATCGCGGCTAACTGCCGCATGTGCCTGGTCGAGGTGGAAAAAGCCCCTAAGGCCCTGCCAGCCTGCGCCACGCCGGTGACCGCCGGCATGATCGTGCGCACCGCCAGCGACAAGGCGACGACCGCGCAGAAGAGCGTGATGGAATTCCTGCTGATCAATCATCCGCTGGATTGCCCGATCTGCGATCAGGGCGGCGAATGCCAGTTGCAGGATCTGGCGGTCGGCTACGGCAAATCGTCTTCCCGCTACGAAGAAGAGAAGCGTGTCGTGGCGCCGAAAGACGCCGGTCCGCTGATCTCCATGCAGGAAATGAGCCGTTGCATCCAATGCACGCGCTGCGTCCGTTTCGGCCAGGAAATCGCCGGCGTGATGGAGTTCGGCATGGTTGGCCGCGGCGAGCATTCCGAGATTACTACCTTTGTCGGCAAGACCGTCAACTCGGAATTGTCCGGCAACATGATCGATCTGTGTCCGGTCGGTGCATTGACTTCCAAGCCTTTCCGTTACAGCGCCCGTACCTGGGAATTGTCGCGTCGCAAATCGGTCAGCCCGCATGATGGCCTGGGCGCCAATCTGGTGGTGCAGGTCAAGTCCGGCAAGGTGATGCGCGTACTGCCGCTGGAAAACAACGACGTCAATGAATGCTGGATATCGGACAAGGACCGTTTCGCCTATGAAGGCTTGAACAGCGCCGAGCGTCTGACCAAGCCGATGCTGAAGCAAGACGGCAAGTGGCAAGAAGTCGAATGGCAAACTGCGCTGGAATATGTCGCGCACGGTCTGCGTAACATTCGCCACGAGCACGGCGCCGATGCGATTGCTGCTGTCGGCACGCCATATTCGACCCTGGAAGAATTGTCGCTGCTGCAAAAAGTAGTACGTGGCATGGGTTCGGAAAATATCGATTTCCGTCTGCGCCAATCCGACTTCGCCCTCGACGGCAAGGTCACGCCATGGCTGGGCATGTCGATCAACGAATTCGCGCAATTGAATCGCGTTTTCATGATCGGTTCGTTCCTGCGCAAGGATCATCCTTTGCTGTCGGCGCGCTTGCGCCTGAGCGTCAAGCGCGGCGCCAAGCTGAGTATCCTGCACGCAACCGACGACGACCTGCTGATGCCGGTCGCTAACAAGATTATCGCGGCGCCGTCGGCTTGGTTGTCGGCGTTGAGCCAGGTCGCAGTCGCTGTGGCGCAAGCCAAGAGTGTTGCTGTTCCTGCCGGGTTCGACAATGTCGAGCCTTCAGCCGAAGCCAAGCAAACTGCCGCCAGCCTGTTGTCGGGCGATGCGAAAGCAGTCATGCTGGGTAATGCAGCAGCGCAGCATCCACAAGCCTCGCAACTGCATGCGGTTGCGCAATGGATTGCACAACAGACTGATGCCAAGTTCGGCTATATGACCGAGGCTGGTAACACTGTCGGCGGCTATTGGGCGAATGCCTTGCCAGCTGCTGGCAAGGGTCGTAATGCGCAACAAATTTTCGCGCAACCTCATAAAGCCTATGTCTTGTTGAATGCTGAGCCTGAACTGGACAGCTTCGACCCGCAGGTGGCTGTCGCTGCGCTGAAGCAGGCTGAAATGGTTGTCGCAATGTCGGCTTACAAGCATGGTGCCGACTATGCAGACGTCTTGTTGCCGATCGCGCCGTTCACGGAAACTTCCGGTACTTTCGTCAACTGTGAAGGCCGCGCTCAAAGTTTCAACGGTACCGTTCGGCCTATGGGCGACGCTCGTCCGGCCTGGAAGGTGTTGCGCGTGTTGGGTAACTTGCTGGGCTTGGCAGGCTTTGACTATGACACTTCGGAAGCGATTCGCGACGAAGTGCTGGGTACCGGTGAAGTCGCTGCAGCCAACTTGGCGGCGCGCCTGAACAATGCCTGCGACCTGCAACCGCAAGCTGGCGCACAAACTGCGAATGGCGCACTCGAGCGTATTGCCGATGTGCCGATCTATTTTGGCGACGCCGTCGTACGCCGCGCCGCATCGCTGCAGGAAACCGTTGACGGCCAAGCGCCGCAAGCGTGGTTGCCGGCAGCGCTGGCAGCAAAACTGGGTGTTGCCGGTGGAGACCGCGTGACAGTAAAACAAGGGCAGGGCGTAGCTTCGCTGCTGGCGGCGATTGATGCCTCCTTGCCGGAAAATGTGGTGCGGGTAGCCGCTTCGCATGCCTCGACCGCAGCCTTGGGTGCGATGTTCGGTTCTATCGTAGTGGAGAAAGCATGA